GGCCAAGGGCGTGTTCATCGGCATTCCACGCGGCATCACCCGTCACTGCCCGGTGCGCGCCTACGAAGCCTGGCTTCGGGCGTCGGGCCTCACGGAAGGCCCAATTTTCCGTCGAGTCTGGCGGACTCCCCTCCCTACTCCGGGCGTGGTCCCTCCCCGACCGAAGATCGGTGCTGCGGCCCTGTCGGATCGTTCCGTGGCCGAGATCGTCCGCCAACGCTGTGGAGGTGCTGGCCTGAAGGGCGACTTCTCAGGACACAGCCTGCGTCGGGGCGCGATCAGCACCGGCGCCCAGGACGGCTACGACCTGCTCGAGCTGAAGCGTTTCTCCCGCCACAAGAGCCTTCAGGTGGTCGAGACCTATGTCGACGCGGCCAGCGTCAAAAAACGACACCCGGGACGCAGTCGCTTTTGAAATCGTACCGTGAAGGCCCTGACGCGGGTTCAGAGAACCGGCGAGCAACGCGTCTCGCGCCTCCGGCTTCGATGCCTTAGCGGGATGAGGCGATCGCGGCTTTCGTCAAGTCGATCAGCTCCGAAGCCGACGGTTCGATATTTTTGCTCCGAAACCAGGCCAGAAAGCTGTCCGCAATCGTGATCATCTCCTCAGCGCGAGCGGGTAAAATGTCGGCGCGGGGCGATGCCTTCTCGTCTGAGGTCGTCGGGGCCAGCACGGGGGAGACGGCGGGTTCGAGGCCTGACGGCGCCGATGCGCTTTCAGCATGCGGCTTCGTTTGAGTCTTCACGGCACTCTTCGGAGCGTCTTTGACGGCGGCCGGTTTCTTGCTCGGACGACCTGCCGAGGCACGGGCGACTGGTGTCGCCTTGAGGCCCGGCTTCTTGTCGGTCTCAGAGGCCGCGAACAGAGCCTCAAATTTGGCTCGTGTCGCTTCGCTGGGCTTTCTGTAGCCATGTTCCCAGCTCTTGATGGCGGCCGTGGAGAGTTCCAAACGTGTCGCCAATTCCGCCTGGGTGAGACGATGAGCGGCGCGGAACGCTTTGACTTGTTGCGCGAAATCGTTGGGCATTCACCGTATCTCCTGAGGGAAACCGGACCGATATCATGATTGGCGGTTGCTGGACATCTTTCGATAGCCATGACGCATCGACCAGTGTTGAAGTTTGCACAGTGTCTCATGCCCGCAAGCGAACACGAGTTCAGATAAGAATAAACGATGTCATTTACACGATTTAGGATATCTGCCTGACGGCTATGGGGGGACAGCGGAACATCTGTTGTACAACGGAAGCCGAAAAAAGCTGACGTTGTTGGCAATCCAGCATCACGATGCTGCCCAATCATGAAAATCAGATAGGTTCCCGATCGCAATCACTGACTGAGTGAGGAACCCCGCGGCAGCATGCGTCCAAGCACTTTGTCTTTCAGGACAAACTGATGAAAAAGCGCCGCCGCGCCATGGCCTGTCGCAAGACCCATAATCAACCAGGCGTTCCAGTAATGTAGCGTCTGAAACCACGTCACGGTTTCCGCCGGGAACCGCGCGAACGGGGATGGAATCAGGAGGCCGAAAAAACTCATCGTCTGCCCGGCACCGGTGCTGTCACATTAACTTTGGTTTGTTGAGCTCTTCTCGGTGTTGACGCATTCAGGCGGTAAGCGCGGTAGCGTTGTTCCACTGGACGAAAGCCCTGATCCGATGGATGTGCCGGGAGAGGGCATTGTCGATGGAGTGGGGCGGGACGAAGAGGTTGCGGACGGCGGAGAAAACGAAGACGAAGCGCTGGCATCCCCCAGGTGAGCGGAATTTCTGCATGACCCGTTCGCGTTTTCGCAGTGGCAGATGGCTGTTCTCCGCCCTGTTGTTCAGGCCCTTGTGGGATAGATGCCGGACCGTGAGCCTCAGTTTACGTCTGGCCGCCCCGTAAGAGCCCAGCTTGTCGGTGACCAAGCGCGCGGGCCGGATACCTTGCTTTTTCAGCAGCCGCGTCAGCAGTCGCCTTGCGGCTTTGGTGTTCCTTCGGGTCTGCAGGATTTCGTCGAGAACGTAACCGTCCTGATCGACGGCGCGCCACAGCCAGTGTGGCCGGCCATGGATCACGACCCGGACCTCGTCGAGATGCCAGATATCCCCGGGTCTGGCGGCCTTACGGCGCAGCGAGCGGGCAAAGGCCACTCCAAACTTTAGGCTCCACCGGCGGACCGTCTCATACGACACGACAATCCCGCGTTTGAGCAGCATCTCCTCAATCAGACGAAAGCTCAGGGGAAACCGGAAATACAGCCATACCGCATGCGCGATCAGCTCACTCGGAAAACGATGTCGTTTGTAGCTCACAGATCCAGCACTCATCAGCCCAGCCTATCACAGGTCAGAGTTAATGTGACAGCACCCTTTCGTCTGATTGAGGAAATGCTGTTTGAGCGCGTCATGCAGAAATTCCGTTCCCCCGGCGACTGTCAGCGCTTCGTCTCCGCTTTCTCAACGCTCCGCAACCTCTTCGTCCCACCCGCCTCCATCGACAATTCTATCTCCCGTCACATCCATCGTATCCGGTCCTTCGTCCAATGGAAGAACGCTCTCGCCGCCTGAAATCGACAGAGCCTACCTCTGTCTGCTTGGACTCAGTTAACGTGACATCACCCAGCGACCCTGTAGACAATGTTTGGGTCCTCTACCTGGGTTATCGCATCCCATCTTCAGGAAGGTTAAAGCTACGGCCCATCCCGTCGCTCTGGACTTTGTGTTTGCTATGGCAGGCAGCACCTTTGTTTTGCGGTGGAGACCGCCTGGTTTTTGCTTGCAGTATTTTTCAACGACAGTGCAAACTGCCGATGGAGACGTGTTGCCAAATCGACCGGATGCTTCCCGATATAGGACGTAGCGCATCCTTCCACTCACGTGAAAATATCACACCATCAAAATACGGGACCAAACACCTAATCTCCCCGGCTAACAGCCGACATTTTCCTCCCCTCTTACCCAACAAGTAACCTCACCCGTGCGCGCACCGCTTCAAGTTCGCTTTCAGAAACCTGACCTTTATGCCTCGCTCGTCTGGCTCGCCAATCAAGGCTACGAACCTGATCCGAGAGAACGACACTTGTCGGTTCTCCCGTTAGAGACACTTCAAAAGGATATCCTTTGATTTTTGTCGTTGTCGGGCAGCAAATAATCATTCCAGATTTTTTATTGTAGCTGGCGGGGGACAGTACGACAGCGGGGCGACGTCCAGCCTGTTCCCGTCCTGCCTGAGGATCAAACTCCAGCCAGACAATGTCTCCGCAATCTGGCACCCATACTGACATTTACCAGACCTCTCCACCTACTTCGGATCCAAAGCTCACTTCGCAATGACGGTTATCATCTGTGATTGCGGCAGTCAGAGTTTCCAGAGAGAGGATAGCAGGCCGAACCGGCTGAATGATGATACATCCACCTTCTTCCCGGACATCAACAGCCTGATTGACCTGCAGATGAGCCGCTTCGAGGATATTTGCCGACAAGCGGATGGCAGCGCTGTTTCCCCATTTTCGAACAGTCCCGTGCATGAACTCTCTCCCTTATGTATCTACATAGTAGATACGTCCTCAATGGGCTCTACTTCAAGCTAAAAAAGAGCCAATGTCCGCTTTTAATGAATAGGAAATACGAAGCGGTCCGTCCGCTTTCCCCCCAAATGCGCCTGTCGGCTTCAAGAATTAAGCAGACAGGCTGCTGTCGCCTACATCTCTGCCGTTCAACGATCTGTCACGCTTTCCCGATAGTGGACATTACCGGTTTCCCTTGACGTAAGGTCCGGAAGTGTCCAGCGGTGGCGGCATGGATACCATCAGCCTTCTTGCTCTGCTTCTGACCCTTTCGGCAGGCTTCAGCATTCTCAACCATCACACACTGCGTATTCCTGTCACGATTGGTGTTCTGATTCTCTCGTTGCTGACGTCGCTTGTGTTCATGATCCTGAACCTGTTGCTTCCGGCCTACGACCTTCAGGCTTTTCTACGATCGATGCTTGGAGCCATCAATCTCCCTGCGGCACTTCTGAATGGCGGGTTGTCGCTTCTCCTGTTTGCCGGTGCCATGCAGGTCAATGTCGGACATCTGAGGGCAAAGCTGATGTCTGTGACAGCCCTCTCCATTCTGGGAACCATTCTGGCCGTCGCGTTTCTTGCGGTCGCCGCGTGGTCCGTTTTTCCGCTACTGGGACACGCGATTCCCTTTACATGGTGCATTGTGCTCGGTGCCATTCTCGCACCTACGGACCCGGTTTCAGTCGTGGGAATGCTAAAGCGTCTGGGGCTGCCGGGACCGCTTCAGGCTATTTTTGCAGGGGAAAGCCTGTTCAACGATGGCGTGGGTGTTGTCATTTTCGGTGTCACGATCGGGCTGGCAACCGGAGGAAGTCACGAAGTGACCGCCTCCGAGATTGCGCTGAGTTTCTGCCGGGAGGCAATCGGTGGTGGTCTGTTGGGCGCATTGACCGGGTGGATTGCTTTGCGGGTGCTCAAGGGACAGCGGGATCCGCATATCGACCTGCTAACATCGCTGGCCCTGGCCACTGGAACCTTCAGCATCGCCAATCAGTTTGGAATGTCCGGAGCTATTGCCGTCGTGGTGGCAGGACTGTGCTTTGGAACAAACTATAGCCATTCCATTTTCGACGAAGCGTCCCGCAAGGACCTTGACGTTGCGTGGACCCTCATTGACGAGGTGCTGAACGTCCTGCTGTTCATGCTGATCGGCTTTGAAATCCTTGAGATTAAGCCGCATGTGTTTGCAGTTTTGGCAACGCTTGCCATCATCCCGCTGTCCATTGCTGTGCGCGCCTTGAGCGTGCTCTTTTCAACGCTCCCAACCCACCTCAGGCAATGGGAACAGGGCCGCGTCCTGGGTATCCTGACATGGGGTGGTCTCCGTGGAGGCATCTCGGTCTCTCTGGCGCTTGGACTGCCAGCCGGAGGCTTACGCGAGTTGCTGTTGCCAGTTTGTTACGGCGTAGTGGTATTCACGATCATCGTACAAGGGCTCACGATGGAATGGGTTGTCCGAAGACTGTTCCCCTCCACCCTACTCTCAAGCTTAGATCGGTAACTTCTCCTCAGAGGCAGCTTCCTGTTTCGCAGGCATGGGCTCTGGTCGTGCGGCGGGTTTGTCCATCGTTTCCAGAAATCTGTCGGCCAAGACGGTATAAAGAGGTTGAGGGCAGACAATCCGGGAAACACCAAACGCCAGAAACGCTGTGGCCAAAAGTGCAAGCGTTACCTGCTGGTTATCGCAGATTTCCATGACGATGATCGTTGCGGTTAACGGCGATTGAGCAACACCACAGAAATAGGCAACTGTCCCCAACAGCACGACTGCACCGGGGGTCGTATGCGGAAGAAACTGTTCGATCCATCCGCCGATGCCCGCTCCGATTGCAAGAGAGGGTGCAAACATTCCACCTGGAATTCCCGAGCAGTACGAGACCAGCATTGAGAGATACTTCAGGATAAAGAACGAAGCCGGGTAGTGGTCGGTCCCTGCAAAAATTGCCTGAGCCTGCACATAGCCCGTCCCGTAAGTATTCCCTTTGGAGATCAGTCCGATCACGGCGGTCAGAAGGCCGCACAATGCTGAGAACATGATCGGACGCTGTTTGGCCAGTCGGCCAACAGAGCCAGGTAAGCCTCTGGAAGCCCTGATGACGAGTGCGGCAAAGCTTCCCCCAGCCAGCCCCCCGACAATGCCGCAGACGAGAACGGCAATCCACGCTGTCCCAACAGGGATATTGACGTCGGCATGACCAAAATAGGTATAATTTCCCATGAGGGTAATAGCGGTGACACCTGAGATCACAACGATCGTCAATGTCCGGCCTGAGGCTTTCTGCTCGAAAGAGTGAGAAAGCTCCTCAATAGCAAAGACAATGCCAGCCAGCGGCGTGTTGAAAGCCGCTGCCATTCCAGCAGCGCCTCCCGCCAGAATCATGCTGCGCTTGGATGCGATATTGGATTGCCCAAGCAGTCGTGAAAAGCCATGCATGATCGACGCTCCGATCTGCACGCTGGGACCTTCACGTCCGATGGAGGCACCGCAGACAAGGCCAAGGCAGGTCAGAATGATTTTCCCGGCGGCAATCCGCAGCGTGAGAATACGGTCAACAACGGTATAGTTTCCCATGTGGAGGGTAGCGATCGTCTGGGGAATTCCTGACCCCTGCGATCCTTTGAAAAGCGTTCGTGTCATCCAGGTAATAAAGGCAAAGCCCGCGGGCGCGAGAACAAGCATGGCCCAGGGATGCCACGTCACGAAGCGCGTCCGGAGCTCCGCGCACTGATCACCAAATCTAGCGAATAAAACGGCTGTCAGACCCACAAGGACAGCGCCGATCCAGTAAAGACTCATCCGGCGCCAGCGTGTTGTCCTGGCGCGCGCTGTTCGTCTGAGATGGTGGATCCTGTCCTTGTGATGAGCGGATGGTTTCACAGGAGCAGAAGGTATATCAGACACAGAAAACGTCCATAGCAGTATAAGCCATTTCCTCGGCCCTCATGACGACGACTGGAAAACTGGAATAAGAATGTCGTGCCAGATTTGTCTGGACCGGGTCAAATATCGGAATTCATGATGTCACCTCCCCTCATGCCCATTGCTGTCTCTGCCCGCCGCGTCTTCATCCTGGGTCTTGTTGCAGGATATGTAGATGCTCTGAGCTTCGTGGACTTGGGAGGTGTCTTTGCAGGTGCGATGACTGGAAACACTACGCATATGGGCGCTTCATTCGTGCAGGGAAATTTGGCCCATGGTTTCCTGCTTGTTGGTGCGCTGGCGATTTTCTTTATCAGTGCGGTCCTGACCAGCCTCGCGCGCCTTCTCTGGCTTCCGGCTTACGGCGTTATGTTCATGACGATCCTGATGGTGCTGGCACAGGTGGCTCATTCATCTCCATACCGATACTGGGGTGAGTTTCTGATTCTTCCAGCTCTGCTGGCTGTACAGGGAGAAACCATTGCGAAATTTTCCGGCACATCAATGCCGACGATTGTCATCACAACCAATCTCCTGAAAGCCGCATCTGGCGTTGCAACCTGGGTGGCTGCAAAGCTGGCACCGTCCCGCGTGGGGACTCCGCTCTCCGGAAGTATTCTTCTGCCGGGGCTGTCTTTCCTGTCTTTTTTCATGGGGGCACTGATGGCAGCACTCGGGCTGGCAGTGCACGGCAGCTTTCCGTTTCTCTGGCCCTTGCCGTTTCTGGGCTTTCTTTACTGGGACGTCTGGAAATCAGAGCATGATGGACGTTACGAGGACTGAGACAGCCCAAGCTGAATATCACAGAGTAATCTGGTCTCTGAAGCTTTAAACCCTCTCGCACTGTTGCGTTTGCAAGACAGGGCCCGGCAAAATATTTCGCAATTACAATTTCTTCATATCAATAATTCCGCTGGCAGAAAATAATAATCAGAGCCAGCTTCTCTGGAGAAGGGATGAATTCGATTTTGGCGCAGAAATAATCTTCATGGGAAGTGTTACGTGATGTCCCTGCGCACGTGCGTCATATTGGACCTCGGGTCCGTGTATTTCATAGAGAGCACCGAGTTATTGGACAGTCATATTAAAAAATTCGCATAGTACTTGATATGGGCAAATTTCCAGATCAGAAAATAATAATTTTATTATAATATCCTCGATGTGTCCTATGCACGAGCATAAAATCCAATCAATTCTATAAAAAAATTATTAATAGTGAAACATTCTTTGAAAAATAAAGAAGCCATTGCGTGTGTATGAATTTTGAAGATCTTGCATCTTCGAGAGACCCATATTCGTGAAAATGCCTCTGTCGATATATTATCTGAGCTTTTCTCTCCTTTTACTAAGTGGTCTTTCGCAGGCTGGAGCAGAAACACTTCATGATGCCATTCACTTGGCCTGGCAAGCAGATCCGAGGCTGTCGTCTTTTCATGCGGATGCTTTTGCAGCCAGGAAAGAGGCCAAAGCGGCACGTGCCTGGTTTCCTGACAGCCCCACTATTACAGGCGAGTATCTTGACGATCATTTTATCGGTAGCAAAGTCGGTTATACAACGTACCAAGGTGGTATAAATTTTCCTTTGTGGCTGCCAGGACAAAGCCGCGCGATTGCCAATGAAGCACTTGGAAATCAGGAAGTTGCCGACGCCAACACTCAGGTCGAAAAACTGGTAACGGCTGTCCGTATCGTTACGCTGACCAGCGAGGCGACACTTCAGCAGGAAACCATTCGAAATTTACGTCATGCCGATTCCCTGCTGGGAAATATCGCTCACGTCACTGAAGTTGCCTATCAGAATGGTGAACTGTCCGGCTCTGATAACGAGGCGATTGTCGCAGAGAAAGAAACCCTTGAAGGCAGGATTTCAGATGCAGTTCAATCTTTGGACGGTATCAAAGCTGATCTTGAAGCTCTGACCGGACACGAAGATATTCCTGATCTTCTGTCTCTTTCAGGACATATCCTGGATGGGCGTAACATGGCTCTGAACGTTGAACGAGATCCGAGAGTCAGGCTGGCAGAGGCCATAAGAAGTGTCTCAAAATCGTCCTACGAAGTTGCGCGTCATTCCAAAATCCCCAATCCGCGCTTGGGTGTCATGGTCAGCCGGCAGGAACAGTATCAAAGTCCGTGGGATACGCAGGTAGGGGTTCAGATCCAAATCCCTCTACCAAGTGCAGCCCGAAATACTCCCATGGAAATGAAAGCGGTCAGGGCTATGGCGGCGGCAGACCGGGATGCCATTCTGGCGCGCAGAAAAGTCCAGACCGAATATCGGCAGGTTCACACCCGCTTTCGTTCGTCGCTGACAATTCTGCAACACAGCGAAGCGACCAATGTCGCGTTACAGAAGCGCGCAAACGACCTTGAAAATGCCTGGAAGGTCGGAGAGGTGCCGGTCATAGAATATCTCCGTGCGCGCCGCAGCGCTCTGGAAGCGCAGCAACGAGCCTCTCAGGCGAATGTCGTCTGGCACACTGCCATGATCAGAATGATGCTCCTGACAGGAGAGACCCCTTGAAAAAATCCATCTTTGTGTCTGTCCTGTTGGGCATGAGTTCTTTGTGCTTTCCTGGCGTAGGCATGGCTGAAAAGACCGTTCAGATTTCGCCGGATGCTTTTAAAGCGGAAAATATTGTGATCTCTACGGCGATAGCCGGAAGGCTGTCTGATCATATGGATGTTCCGGCCTATGTCGCACTTGATGAGCGCCATGTCGCCCGTATCCACCCAGTCGGAAACGGCCGTGTTCAGGAAGTCTTTGTAACGCCAGGAGAGAAAGTCCAGAAAGGCGCGCCCCTTTTCAAATATGAAAATTTCAGCCTGGCAGATCAGGAACAGAGAACTAACGAGGCACAGGCGGCTTATCAGCAGGCCCTGGCGCAAGAAAGTAACGCAACGGATATTTATAAACGTGGGCATGCTTTAGAGGGGGGCGTTGTCTCCTCCGGCGAAGTAGAGCGACGCTTCTCATCGTTCAAAGCAGCACGTGAATTGGTTCGTCAGAGACAGGCAGAGTTAACTACGGAACGGCAACGTCTCGCACGGTATTCGACACAATTGGAAAAAGGAGAAGGTCTGGTTTCTACCGTGACCTCTCCAATCAGCGGTATTATCCGTACGATTTCAGTAACTCAGGGAGAGAGTGTTTCGAATACAGCCTTACCAGCTGTTGAAATTGACGACCTCTCGCAGGTTTGGGTCATCTCGCAGGTTGATCCACAGAAAGCTGGACTGTTGGCTGCTGGGGGGCAGCAGTTAACATACATCTCTGCAAATCAGACTCCTATTTCTTCAAATATTACTCTTATCGAGGCCAGTATTGAGCCTGGAACCAGACATGTTCTGGTGCGTAGCCTCGTAACAAATCCTGATATGATTTTGCGTCCTGATATGCTTGTAAAAACTCGTTTGATGACAAGAAATCGTGTCTCCGGCGTTCTTGTTCCAGAAGCCGCCATTCAGACATTGAATGGAGAAAATTGTGTCTTTGTTCAAAAATCAGATCATGAATTTGTTCCGAGGAATGTGACTGTCGCGACTACTCTTGAGGGAAAAGCTTTGGTGACAGAGGGTCTCAAGGCTGGGCAGAAAGTTGTCTCACAAGGAAGCTTTGTCCTGAAGTCGCAATATCTTCTGGCGCCGACGCCTGATCATTCCGAAGCACGGGACTAGATCATGAATTTCTTTTTGCATGTCGTCAAAGGCCGGAAAGGAATTCTGGGCTGTATTCTTCTTTTGATGGTGGCAGGTCTTTTCGATCTTCGCTCTCTTCCCGTAGAGCCAGTTCCAGATATTTCGCCACGTCAGGTTCTCGTCTCTATTCAGGCACCTGGATTACCGACAGAAGAGGTGGAGAAGCTCGTTACATTTCCCATTGAAACGGTGCTGTCGGGGGTTGTCGGGCTAAAAAACCTAAGATCGGTTTCCCGTACTGGCGTATCGGTTCTCTATCTTCAATTTGATGACAATACGAGCATTTACCGCGATCGGGACCTGGTGTCTCAATTTCTGGATCAAGCAAAAAATACCATTTCAGTCCACGGACTCTCCATTAGCATGGGGCCAATGGCCACAGGCATGGGTGAGATCATGCAACTGGAGATTAAAGGGAAAGGCCAGTCTCTCACAGATCTGAACCGTATTCTGAACTGGTCTGTTGTGCCTAAGCTGCGACTGATTCCTGGAGTGGTGGATGTCAACGTCAATGGTGGCGCATCGGAGACCTACGAAGTCGCGCTCGATCCAATGGCCATGCGTCGGTTCAATGTGTCCATTTCAGATGTTTTTAAAGCCGTCGATACTGGCAATGAGGCCGCTGGGGGGGCGTGGATAGAACATAATGATGAGCAGCACATTATTGTGGGTCGCTCCCTCATCGATGACCTCAAAGAATTGGGAGAAGTTCAGGTCAAAAGTGGCCCAAACGGAGAGGTTGTTCATATCAGGGATATTGGCACTGTCCGCAAAGGTGCGCTTCCAAGGCTAGGAGCTGTAACACGGGATGGTAAAGGAGAGGCTGTGAATGCAGTTGTTCTTCTGCAGGAAGGCGCAAGTGCCCGTGACACGCTCAACCGGTTAAACAGAATTCTCCCAACGCTTCAAAAAACACTCCCAGAGGGCATCATCCTGGAGCCGTATTACAGCCGTACAACGCTGACAGATGTGACGATTGATACCGTCAAGGAAAACCTTGCATTGGGCGCGTTGCTTGTTCTGGTGGTGCTGCTTGTCGTTCTTGGAGACTGGAGGGCTTCTCTGGTCATCATGTCCATCATTCCTTTTGCTCTGCTGGCTGCGATGGTTGGGATGCACCATCTTGGTATTTCGGCCAATCTTCTCAGTCTTGGGGCCATAGATTTTGGAATGATTGTCGATAGTGCACTCGTCATTGTCGAGGGCGTTCTGAGTATTTCCGTTATTGCGGGGCTGACTCTGCAGGAGCGCGTGGCCAAAGTGACGGCCTCTGTCGCGCGGCCTGTGATTTTTGCCGTGTTTATCATCATGCTGGTCTATCTGCCGATCCTGACACTGGAAGGTGTCGAAGGGCGGATGTTTCGACCGATGGCAGAAACCATTATTCTGGCATTGCTGGCTTCTCTCGTCTTCGCTTTTCTGGGTGTGCCAGCTTTATGTGCGATGGTCATGAAGAGTCATTCAGGAAGCGCTGACACAGTGACCGGACCTGAAGGACAGAAACATGCCTTCAGTGTCGAAAGCCATGACACACGATTTATCGCCTTTTTAAGGCGTGGCTTTAACCCGGCAGCGCGATATTGCCGCACACATACAAATCAGATTTTCATGGTTGCAGTCGGTATTCTGCTTGTATCTGTTTTTTTGGCGACACGTCTTGGAGGAGAGTTCATTCCACAACTCCAGGAGGGTGATTTGATTGTAACGTCAACGCGTCTTCCAGGAATCTCTCTCGATGCTTCAGTGCGTGCCGTTACGAACATTGAAAAGACCCTGCGACAATTTCCCGATATTCGCATGTTGGTGAGTAATACTGGAACGTCAGCTATCCCTACAGATCCACAGGGCGGAGAACAAAGCGACACCTATGTTTTGCTGA
This window of the Kozakia baliensis genome carries:
- a CDS encoding efflux RND transporter permease subunit, coding for MNFFLHVVKGRKGILGCILLLMVAGLFDLRSLPVEPVPDISPRQVLVSIQAPGLPTEEVEKLVTFPIETVLSGVVGLKNLRSVSRTGVSVLYLQFDDNTSIYRDRDLVSQFLDQAKNTISVHGLSISMGPMATGMGEIMQLEIKGKGQSLTDLNRILNWSVVPKLRLIPGVVDVNVNGGASETYEVALDPMAMRRFNVSISDVFKAVDTGNEAAGGAWIEHNDEQHIIVGRSLIDDLKELGEVQVKSGPNGEVVHIRDIGTVRKGALPRLGAVTRDGKGEAVNAVVLLQEGASARDTLNRLNRILPTLQKTLPEGIILEPYYSRTTLTDVTIDTVKENLALGALLVLVVLLVVLGDWRASLVIMSIIPFALLAAMVGMHHLGISANLLSLGAIDFGMIVDSALVIVEGVLSISVIAGLTLQERVAKVTASVARPVIFAVFIIMLVYLPILTLEGVEGRMFRPMAETIILALLASLVFAFLGVPALCAMVMKSHSGSADTVTGPEGQKHAFSVESHDTRFIAFLRRGFNPAARYCRTHTNQIFMVAVGILLVSVFLATRLGGEFIPQLQEGDLIVTSTRLPGISLDASVRAVTNIEKTLRQFPDIRMLVSNTGTSAIPTDPQGGEQSDTYVLLKPRSEWKTAHSQEGLVRAFDAALRQNNPGSLFSWSQPIQMRMDDMQAGVRSQIAIGIYGPDIRRLQELAQQTADIVSRINGAADVAPQDVGTIPYLHIDVDRTAAGRLNVDTAAILDVVESVGGHVGPPVSTGDALIPTEVRIDAPQRRTLDDIKRLPVATRDDQMVELSQVAKITLTDGPAAIRRYQGERRMMVQANVRGRDMSSFVQEAQTTVGQQLKLPHGYRVEWGGQFRNLQSAVARLEIVVPITLALIFFLLVFAFGDIWVAGLVFLNLPFAATGGILALTVRSLPFSVSAGIGFIALFGVATLNGVVLVSCIREKRAAGLSARVASQEAAEERFRPVMATATVACLGFFPMAFSMSEGAEVEKPLATVVIGGLVSCTALTLLVLPSLYVKLDEWRRSRL